The genomic window TCTTTCCATGATTTGGGAGCACTGGAGAACGCATCCCAACCACCAATTTAGATTCTCACTGATAAACATGCCAATCAATGTCATTCACAGAGCAGAGTAAAACACAGCCAATAGACTAGCTGAGTGACAAAGCAAGCTCACTTGAGGAAGACGCCCAGTTCAATACACCCCATAAAGCACCACCTTAACCCTCTACCGCTCACTTAAGAGGCTACGGAAAATGGAGGAGTTAGTGGGGTGGGGGGGCCGGgaagtaaaaatataattcacCTGAAAACGTTTGGCACACCCGTTTTTTGTCCCCGCCCTGTTACCATTGGGGTGCTCCACAACGAATTGCTGGTAAAAAAGCCAAAGTGAAATCAGGGGACAAAATAATCACTCAAATATGCATTTTCACGTTAGAATACTATAATAGATAAATCTCACGATGAGAGCAGAATAACTACAATAAAATGACAATCACCAAGTGTGACACTTAGTGATACCGATTAAGAAATAATCAGCTTAAATCTTACAGCATGCAAGTCAACAAATACCAAGATGCCAACACAAACTGCAGAGGCGGTAGAGGGTTAACTTTCAGTCCAGGGTGAAATGGGCAGTTACATAGAGCTTGTGtccaaaacattaataaaataaaaggcatcaagaaaaaaaaaaaaaaagtctaaacatTCAAAATGACTTTGACACAAGCAGTCAGAGTGAGGAGGTGGGAATGTGAGGGGGAGTGGGTGTGGCCTCTGCCTGTCTCTCCACCCTTGGTTTGGATCTTGGTCCTCAGTGGTGACACCCACCTGTTTGCCACTCACCTGTTCCTGCAGCTCAGCCAGCCTGGTGGCCCGCTCCTCCTCTGAATCAGAGCTGGAGCTGGAGGAATCTGCGCTGCTCTCACTGCTGCCGGTGCTCTTGCTCACCAATGCTGTAGCCGACACTGCATTAGGGGAGGACGGCTCTGCAGGTTCATCTGGCATCTTAGCAAATTTCATCTCAAACACATCCTGTAGGACACAACAAGATTGTATTGTGAGGTCTAAGGTTTTATGAGTCATTTTGGGTCAAAATGGctctcattttaaacatttgcacCTGTAGTTTTCTTGCCATGGCAACAACCTCATGATCAGGCGGGTTGTACTTGTAGCAATTTGAGAACATTAACCGAATATCTGCTGCGAAGCTTTGGGCATCTTGGTATTCTCGACCGTCCATCTTTTTCTGGAATAGAGGCATGGTATGAAACACAGTTTAGTGTATGTATGTTCAATGTAAGTTTAAGAGTGGGAATCAAATTACTTTCAAGCACTACATAGCAGATTCAGACAGTTGTATAAagaacttaaaggtgctgtaagcatttTTGTTTTCATGGAAAGTGACAGAACACATTTTTTTACTCCCTGATATTACTGAAATTAGTGTTGTAAGATATCTcatcagtctctgtgacagctctagactctgtaaatagcaaacaaaaatgtctccACAGTCATTAATTTGTagcgttctcatagtattgtagttcaGTTTCATGGCTTCCTGCCATTTTTATTCCATGATGCTCATAAcaattgtcagttgagggcgctattttgctgctgttgttttttaaaacaatttctgCATGATGttagtctcaataaagctcatttggtatctttggagtgcacgGTTTTGAaaaaagagggggtgtggctaattcaacggctcagtctcgtggaagtacaATGGCTAAAACCGCTTACAAGACTTTTAATGACATATAACATCATTATCAGGATTCCCAAAAAATTTtcccaatgaatttccatgaatttTTCATGACCTTTCCATTAGTTTATGATTACTAGATAAGGActtctaaaaatcattttgattaaagCAGAATTAATTGTAATGAAACATTTCaatctatttatttaaaaataacgaCTCAAAAGAACCATATATCTCCCTGAGGGCATTTTCTAGCTGATAaaatatttatccatccatccatccatccatccatccatccatccatccatccatccatcttcaaccgcttatccgaagtcgggtcgcgggggcagctgctccagcaggtgccataaaatatttaatagcAGAGAAATACTAAAAACTGGATGTAAACTATAGACATTTCTATGACTTTCCAGGCCTATAAAACATACTCTTTGTAATTCCCTGGTATTTCTaagttttccatgaccgtgggaaacCTGTCATGAAGGAAAGTTTCCATTCTTTATAAACACTTGAATTAATAAAGGACTTTGTCTTTGCAAGGTGAAACCTCAGGTCATACTTTGACAGTGCTGAGGTCCATTGGTTGCTTGATGATTTCATGATAGTCATGAAGCTCCAGGGCCTCTGCATCTACAGGCTTGTAGAAGGGCCAGGCATAAGCTGCATGTTTCTTGGACAGcatctctttaagaatagtgtcACAGTATTTGAGATGATCATTGAGCTTGCTTTTCTTGTTGCCTTGCTGTAGGACGTCCACATCTTCCAGGTCCTTTTTGGGAGGTTTGATGGGTCGACCCGTGCTCTCTCGTCTGGAAATTACTTTACTGTGTTTGGACTCCAACACTGCAGTGGGCGACTCACTTCTGCTGGCAGTGATCGCACAGGTTGTAGGTGTGGTAGTGTCTGCTTTCCGCTTCACccctttcttctgaggaaaatcaCATCATGCATGTGAGTtagaacaaacaaacagttgaagtcagaagtttacatacacttaggttgaagtcattaaaatatttttttttaatccacagatttgatattagcaaactatagttttggcaagtcgtttaggatgaCAACTACTTAGTGCATAACATTGgttatttttcaaacaattgtttacagacagattgtttcactttcaattgattatatcacaattccagtgggtcagaagtttacatacactaagttaactgtgcctttaacagggtttttcctggctcaaaatgaggcagatgtggtaccatactgatcaaaaaagtgatgttaaaaaaaacgtaaacattggctttgcgttaatacactcctaatgacctggcaactgaatactagtattaattttgtcagctgttttttaatttagtcttaggtGTCAAATGTccattttagtttttatcatatttagtctttttagtcatataatttttttttttttaagttttagttgacaatgtctgggcattttaatgtagttttaggcaatgaaaactgttgacattttagtcatattttagtaacatttaatcATATTGACactttagtcactgaacactgtaaacatttttagccataagagtattattgataaataTTTGTCAATGTAGTCTATCCAAaaccaaatataaatatatatattattgattttGTCAATTTAgggttatttttcacataagattgatcttatcatgttTCGAGCTGCAAgagtgttagagtgcgcatcagccggcggaactttaaatctctccggtctcgactccgctcagattgggtcacttctgtgactggttgaagcggctctgaccgcacagagaatgacagttttggtgtttgtgcttatttacatgttatgttcccatattatatgaacgttaattaaggatgaaataaagatatatcgccaagctttGATCTGTGTTTCCATCAGACACAacgcttgttagtgttttccatgaagacacccacaAGTGTTTTGTAGACAGCCAGAGGCGGAACAAAGGCGGCCAACTAGTAATTCTccatgcaggaaaaaccctgctttaagcagcttggaaaattccaaggctttagccaattagcttctgataggaggtgtactgaattggaggtgtacctgtggatacctattttaaggcctaccttcaaactcagtgcctctttgcttgacatcatgggaaaatcaaaaggaatcatccaaaacctcagaaaaacaattgtggaccgccacaagtctggttcatccttgggagcaatttccaaatgccttgaggtaccacgttcatctgtacaaacaatagtatgcaagtataaacaccactggaccatgcagccatcataccactcaggaaggagacacattctgtctcctagagattaatgtagtttggtgcaaaaagtgcaaatcaatcccagaacaacagcaaatatccttgtgaagatgctggaggaaacaggtagacaagtatctatatccacagtaaaactgtcctatatcgacataatctgaaaggctgctaagCAAAGAAGCCAATGGtccaaaactaccataaaaaaagccagactacagtttgcaagtgcacatggggcaaagatcttactttttggagaaatgtccattggtctgatgaaacaaatttaACTTTTATCATAATGTTTGGAGGAGAAAGggcgaggcttgcaagccgaagaacaccatcccaaccgagaagcatgggggtggcagcatcatgatatgggggtgctttgctgcaggagggactggtgcacttcacaaagtaGATGGCATCAGGAGGAAGGAAAGTTATGTGcatttattgaagcaacatctaaagacatcaaccatgaagttaaagctcgatcgcaaataggtcttccaaatgaacaatcaCCCCAAAcatatctccaaagttgtggcaaaggACAAAAAAGTAAAGGTATTGTAGTTGCCATCACAAAgcactgacctcaatctgaaaaagaactgggcagaactgaaaaagcatttgcgagcaggaggcctacaaaccggactaagttacaccagttctgtctggaggaatgggccgaaattccagcaacttattgtgagaagcttgtggaaggctacccaagttaaacaatttaaaggcaatgctacctaatactaacaaagtttatgtaaacttctgacccactgggaatgtgatgaaagaaataaaagctgaaataaatcattctctctactattattctgacattttacgttcttaaaataaaatagtgatcctaactgacctatcggaatgttttctacgattaaatgtcaggaattgtgaaaactgagtttaaatgtatttggataaggtgtgtgtaaacttctgacttcaactgtaactgAAATCGAGatgtgcaaaaatatatttttaaaatcaagtaATCAGTGGGTTCTTTTGCAAAGTTGCAGAAACAAAAGATTCGCTGTTGGAGCAAATtaacttaaagggcacctattatgcaaaaaaatGGTGTTTGTACGTAAATGTTAGtcgaaacataaaaaaacataaaatttatgtttgtgcaaataattttacactggactgctttgtgatgagtgtcaatataaagcaggattttaaaaaattgattctcaagcatggatcagtaccaactgctCGTGTTCCAgatttatatcctgaagatgtacagtggatataaaaagtctacacacccctgacaggtttttgtgatgtaaaagaatgagaaagATAAATCacgtcagaactttttccacctttaatgtgacctataacgtgaacaattcaattgaaaaacaaactgaaatctttgtgggggaaattataattaaaaacccaataacctggttgcagaagtgtgcacacccttaaactaatactttgcttttattacagcactcagtctttgtgggtaggagtctattagcatgacacaccttgacgtggcaatatttgcccactcttctttgcaaaagcgctccaaatctgtcagattgcgaggacatctcctgtgcacagccctcttcagatcaccccacagatgttcaattggattcaggtctgggctctggctgggccattccaaaatgttaatcttcttctggtgaagccatgcttttgtggatttggatgtgtgctttgggtcattgttgTGCTGAAAcgtgaacttcctcttcagctttctaacggacaCCTGAAggatttgtgccaaaattgcctggtatttggaactgttcataattccctccaccctgattaaggccccggttccagctgaagaaaaacagccccaaaacatgatgctgccaccaccatgcttcactggggtatggtgttctttgggtgatgtgcagtattgtttttgtgccaaacataccttttggaattatggccaaaaagttcaaccttggtttcatcagaccataacacattttcccacgtgcttttgggagacttggtgtttgtttttgtaaactTCAGgggggcttggatgtttttctttgtaagaaaaggcttctgtcttgccaccctaccACATTGCCCATTcagatgaagaatacgggagattgttgtcacacgtagcacacagccagtacttgccagaaattctgtaggcctcttggaagcctccctgaccagttatCTTCATGTCATTTCATCAATTTTGAAGGGAcgcagccacatccccagttataagagggtgtgcacacttatgcaaccaggttattgtaaggtttttaattgtaattttcccccacgaagatttcagtttgtttttcaattgaattgttcatattataggtcacattaaaagtggaaaaggttctgacatgatttatctttgtctcactcttttacatcacaaaaacctggcattttaacagaggtgtttagactttttatatccactgtaagtATCGGACttcatattttgtgaatgtttgcaaatcaacTTTCCGAATGTACTTTTCAGCTGATTCCacagctaatgcagctaaagttaccattgtctctgattgtattcacagagaccagagctatgtcctTTATTTATAACCCAAAAACACGTACTGttagttaccattgtctctgattgtattcacagagaccagatatatattcatacatatatggctgaactctggtatttaagctgtcagtcatataggttctgatttgttgttgctctAGTATCAGAAGCATGAGATGTAAAGGTACAgccctcttccagaaagggggcagggagcagcagctcatttgaatttaaagagacacactcaaaatcagtgtgtttttgattccacccaaaaagaggtatttataacatggtataataaatgatctgttgggtattttgagctgaaacttcacagacacattctggggacacctgagacttatgttacatcttgtaaaaaggggcataataggtctcctttaagctATCCAAACATGGAAATGTGAAAAGAGTCCATTGCTCATTGCTCGCAGCAGGTGATTTAAAGTCTGACAATAGTCTTGATATGTATTGCTGAAGGTGGTGAAATTTACAAAAGTTATTTTAATGGCTTTTGTAATGGTGTATAAATGGAGACTGTGCTCTAAAGAGACACAACTTTTCAGAGTTTAAGTGGGCTGACAGTCTTAAGAGCTAATTTAAGGCTGTTGGCACACTAGAGCACCACACGCTGAAAAGTTGCAGCTCTAAATTCATCGCCTTTACAGCTCCGCCACTAAAAATATTACAGCtaaaaaaaacatatgtaaaCTCACTAGTCCACCATCCTAACCCAGCCCtaaactttaaattatatatttttttaattaatttttttacaaaccACTATTTTAAAAGAAAACCATTCTTTGCAAAAGGGCATACTATATTCTGCTTTGACAAAAAGAAAGTAAAACTTTAGTTGTTTCCACATAATTTTAGCTGGTCTTACTTTGACAACAGGCTGTGCGGTTGGGATCATGGATGTGGCAGGGGGCAAAGCTTGGACATTGGAGGTGATAGTCGAGACTGGAGTTGCAGCTATTACAGGAGTCTGAGCCAGCTGAGGGGGGGAGCTCGGACATGACGAGGATGGAGAACCAGTCGTCAGTGCTATTGATTGTTGGTTTTCTGTTTGGATGTGTTAAAGACAATTTCAGTTGGAAACTCTCCTAAAACAGCATGTCATTGGTAACTTTCAAAAGGTATATCTGATGAGTTACCTGAACCAGGGGGTGCCGCAGGTTTCCGTGCTTTGCCCTTTGGTGGTGGGGGTAGAAGCTCCACTTCCTCCTGTGGCATCTGAGCTACCTTTTGGAGGAAAATCTTTTCCAAGGCTTGAGCCATAAGAACAATGTCATCTGTGGGCTAGGACAATAGCAACAAATAGTAGGAAAATTTAATAGGGAATGTAATGCATAAAATTACACATTACATAACAGAATGGTATTGGAAGAAGCATTTTATTAGGGATGTacgatacaatttttttttgagaatgagtacGAGTACCAATaccagtttattttttgttttataaattaattctataaaactttaattaaataaaaataaaacaattccttTTCAACATCatcttgtattattttttatcaaattaagttcTTTTATacagaacaacacaaaatacaacattggagctATTtttgtcaacaacaacaacaacaagtgctgcaaaacagagcatcacagatctGCGATAGTGGTCAAATATAATACGATTACTAccgatttattattattatttgcagtaatattacagtgaatattacataactatacagtagtgatatatttgtCATAACTTTGTTTCCATTAAATTGTagattttattttggcggaagattattttatttagcaGTGAAGCACTTTCCGTTTCTGCATGTTTTTAAAGGTAGCTTCTCAACTCCGAAAAAGCAGATCGCTACTAATGTAATGtgattaaaccgcaaaaggctgctattaaTTAATATGTAGTCTGCATGTGCCTTGTGCTATAAAGAGAATTAGCGCTCTGCTCGCAGTCATCTGTTCCAAACAAAGCGTGCAATGCTCATAATAGTGTTTCCCCGTATTAGGCCAGGAGCTCTAAAAGGTATGAGAAGCCGGTGTCTGCACAACACTAGTTTCACACATTAACTTTGAAGCTTGCAGTACacgcaaactatatatttattccATTAGATCacagcctttgtggtttaataatcatacTAGGACATAACATGATTTAACAAATGTTTATGGAATGTCACTTGTGGGTCAACATGAGTATAAGTACATGAGGGTGGTCTCTGACCCGATTCTGATACCAGTATTGGTATTGGGacaagggatgcaccgataccaccttttctcttccgatctgattccgataccggaaatctcagtatcgcctgataccgatccgataccagtgttgtttatttgcataatcagtttagaatatctttacattattgtgtggaactaattgagagtaatctttaatatgtaaagaaacacaaacctctaactacacatcgtttcaatataaatgtaaagtttattaagaaacacttttttattaaatagtatactggataatgtagcagcaaaattaacagtaattccagtcttcaagtcttcagttgAAAAGAAACCggtgttttatttttgccctttttttcataaatgttttttcaaattacatctggactttaaaggattcagatctctttttttgttcaatgtagttgtaagacatcagtccacttttcattaacacagttatttttggaacccattcaatttaaatattgttataaattgaaaacaaatgataattatgacaataataataataatgataaattgttattaatattattattgttgacttataattttaaatacaacagtaatatatttaagtcttgcactttttaaaccttacgcttttattttgacattctaaactctacaggaagtcctgtatgtctgtttgtaggcaagttcacagtagtttaatttgctgcttattcaaattctggtaaaaaaaaaaacacctccaTTGCTattctaaatgtatattataagtgaactgaacttttgagcatctacagGTCCTTCTACAgtaaaaattagcatattgtgataaagttcattattttccataatgtaatgataaaaattaaactttcatatattttagattcattgcacaccaactgaaatatttcaggtcttttattgttttaatactgatgattttggcatacagctcatgaaaacccaaaattcctatctcaaaaaattagcatatcatgaaaagggtctctaaacgcagctattaacctaatcatctgaatcaactaattaactctaaacacctgcaaaagattcctgaggcttttaaaaactcccagcctgtttcattactcaaaaccgcaatcatgggtaagactgtcgacctgactgctgtccagaaggccatcattgacaccctcaagcaagagggtaagacacagaaagaaatttctgaacaaataggctgttcccagagtgctgtatcaaggcacctcagtgggaagtctgtgggaaggaaaaagtgtggcaaaaaacgctgcacaacgagaagaggtgaccggaccctgaggaag from Xyrauchen texanus isolate HMW12.3.18 chromosome 3, RBS_HiC_50CHRs, whole genome shotgun sequence includes these protein-coding regions:
- the brd3b gene encoding bromodomain-containing protein 3b isoform X6, translated to MSVVTSPAQVPPPIVNPSPPEVTNPSKPGRKTNQLQYMQNVVVKTLWKHQFAWPFYTPVDAIKLNLPDYHKVIKNPMDMGTIKKRLENNYYWTAGECMQDFNTMFTNCYIYNKPTDDIVLMAQALEKIFLQKVAQMPQEEVELLPPPPKGKARKPAAPPGSENQQSIALTTGSPSSSCPSSPPQLAQTPVIAATPVSTITSNVQALPPATSMIPTAQPVVKKKGVKRKADTTTPTTCAITASRSESPTAVLESKHSKVISRRESTGRPIKPPKKDLEDVDVLQQGNKKSKLNDHLKYCDTILKEMLSKKHAAYAWPFYKPVDAEALELHDYHEIIKQPMDLSTVKKKMDGREYQDAQSFAADIRLMFSNCYKYNPPDHEVVAMARKLQDVFEMKFAKMPDEPAEPSSPNAVSATALVSKSTGSSESSADSSSSSSDSEEERATRLAELQEQQFVVEHPNGNRAGTKNGCAKRFQLKAVHEQLAALSQGPVSKPKKKKEKEKKKKEKEKDKDKDKNKIKSEDEKKAKSTQQNKPTQQKKTSARKPNSTSTMRQPKKGGKPAAANYESDEEESLPMSYDEKRQLSLDINRLPGEKLGRVVHIIQSREPSLRDSNPDEIEIDFETLKPSTLRELERYVKSCLQKKQRKPLPEKAGSAQGGGPSRLSGSSSSSDSGSSSSSGTSSESSDSD
- the brd3b gene encoding bromodomain-containing protein 3b isoform X7, encoding MSVVTSPAQVPPPIVNPSPPEVTNPSKPGRKTNQLQYMQNVVVKTLWKHQFAWPFYTPVDAIKLNLPDYHKVIKNPMDMGTIKKRLENNYYWTAGECMQDFNTMFTNCYIYNKPTDDIVLMAQALEKIFLQKVAQMPQEEVELLPPPPKGKARKPAAPPGSENQQSIALTTGSPSSSCPSSPPQLAQTPVIAATPVSTITSNVQALPPATSMIPTAQPVVKKKGVKRKADTTTPTTCAITASRSESPTAVLESKHSKVISRRESTGRPIKPPKKDLEDVDVLQQGNKKSKLNDHLKYCDTILKEMLSKKHAAYAWPFYKPVDAEALELHDYHEIIKQPMDLSTVKKKMDGREYQDAQSFAADIRLMFSNCYKYNPPDHEVVAMARKLQDVFEMKFAKMPDEPAEPSSPNAVSATALVSKSTGSSESSADSSSSSSDSEEERATRLAELQEQQFVVEHPNGNRAGTKNGCAKRFQLKAVHEQLAALSQGPVSKPKKKKEKEKKKKEKEKDKDKDKNKIKSEDEKKAKSTQQNKPTQQKKTSARKPNSTSTMRQPKKGGKPAAANYESDEEESLPMSYDEKRQLSLDINRLPGEKLGRVVHIIQSREPSLRDSNPDEIEIDFETLKPSTLRELERYVKSCLQKKQRKPLQKAGSAQGGGPSRLSGSSSSSDSGSSSSSGTSSESSDSD
- the brd3b gene encoding bromodomain-containing protein 3b isoform X8; its protein translation is MSVVTSPAQVPPPIVNPSPPEVTNPSKPGRKTNQLQYMQNVVVKTLWKHQFAWPFYTPVDAIKLNLPDYHKVIKNPMDMGTIKKRLENNYYWTAGECMQDFNTMFTNCYIYNKPTDDIVLMAQALEKIFLQKVAQMPQEEVELLPPPPKGKARKPAAPPGSENQQSIALTTGSPSSSCPSSPPQLAQTPVIAATPVSTITSNVQALPPATSMIPTAQPVVKKKGVKRKADTTTPTTCAITASRSESPTAVLESKHSKVISRRESTGRPIKPPKKDLEDVDVLQQGNKKSKLNDHLKYCDTILKEMLSKKHAAYAWPFYKPVDAEALELHDYHEIIKQPMDLSTVKKKMDGREYQDAQSFAADIRLMFSNCYKYNPPDHEVVAMARKLQDVFEMKFAKMPDEPAEPSSPNAVSATALVSKSTGSSESSADSSSSSSDSEEERATRLAELQEQLKAVHEQLAALSQGPVSKPKKKKEKEKKKKEKEKDKDKDKNKIKSEDEKKAKSTQQNKPTQQKKTSARKPNSTSTMRQPKKGGKPAAANYESDEEESLPMSYDEKRQLSLDINRLPGEKLGRVVHIIQSREPSLRDSNPDEIEIDFETLKPSTLRELERYVKSCLQKKQRKPLQKAGSAQGGGPSRLSGSSSSSDSGSSSSSGTSSESSDSD